A single genomic interval of Camelina sativa cultivar DH55 chromosome 11, Cs, whole genome shotgun sequence harbors:
- the LOC109127309 gene encoding uncharacterized protein LOC109127309, whose amino-acid sequence MKTDILALFETHASGNRAGQICQGLGFENSFRVDVVGYSRGIWLLWRSGIGDMEIVESTDQFVVAKLRTGMEIVNMIVVYAAPTVIRRSGIWDKLAAVVQGLVGPLFNGGDFNTIVRLDERSGDMGFRGNKFTWRRGRVEDTFVTKRLDRVLCCPHARLKWQEARVTHLPFLASDHAPLYVQMCPVVGRDPDRRPFRFVAAWLTHPSFKELLVASWNVSLTTPEALNELSVKLKQWNRDVFGAIQKRKDGIVRELQIVQDALDLAPSDDMLSQEEVLLKQFEEVLEQKEILWFQKSREKWVALGDHNTKYFHTSTVIRRRHNRVEMLRNDEDQWTYDATKLENLAVQYYKSLIREDRECLNRTFTAIEVEEAVRSMGKFKAPGPDGYQPVFYQECWEVVRESVVRFVLDFFNSGTLPPETNDALVVLIPQVATPERIVQFCPISLCNVLFKTITKMMVLRLNRVIGGLIGPGQSSFIPGRLSIDNIVVVQDAVHSMRRKKGRKGWMLLKLHLEKAYNRIR is encoded by the exons ATGAAGACTGACATCTTGGCGTTGTTTGAAACACATGCTAGTGGAAACAGAGCGGGTCAAATTTGTCAGGGACTAGGTTTCGAGAATTCGTTTAGAGTGGATGTTGTGGGTTATAGTAGGGGTATATGGCTCTTATGGCGGTCTGGAATTGGTGACATGGAGATAGTCGAATCAACGGATCAGTTCGTTGTGGCAAAGCTCCGTACTGGGATGGAGATTGTGAATATGATCGTGGTTTATGCGGCTCCGACGGTGATTCGGCGCAGTGGTATTTGGGATAAGTTAGCGGCAGTTGTCCAAGGTTTGGTTGGTCCGTTATTCAACGGTGGAGATTTTAATACAATTGTGCGATTAGATGAGAGGTCTGGGG ACATGGGGTTTCGCGGGAACAAGTTTACCTGGAGGAGAGGAAGAGTGGAGGATACGTTTGTGACCAAGAGACTGGATAGAGTCTTGTGTTGCCCTCATGCTAGGTTGAAGTGGCAAGAGGCACGAGTGACTCATTTACCTTTTTTGGCATCAGATCATGCACCGTTATATGTTCAGATGTGCCCTGTAGTTGGAAGAGATCCAGATAGGCGACCATTCAGGTTTGTGGCAGCATGGTTAACACACCCTAGTTTTAAAGAGTTGCTGGTGGCTTCATGGAATGTCAGTCTTACCACCCCGGAAGCTTTGAATGAGTTAAGTGTTAAGCTGAAACAGTGGAATAGAGATGTTTTTGGTGCTATTCAGAAGCGTAAGGATGGCATTGTTCGGGAGCTTCAGATAGTGCAAGATGCACTTGATTTGGCGCCATCAGATGATATGTTGAGTCAAGAGGAGGTTTTACTGAAACAGTTCGAAGAGGTGTTAGAACAAAAGGAAATATTATGGTTTCAAAAGTCGAGGGAGAAGTGGGTGGCACTTGGGGACCATAACACGAAGTATTTTCACACTTCGACTGTCATACGGAGACGACATAATCGGGTTGAAATGCTTCGAAACGATGAGGATCAGTGGACTTATGATGCAACAAAGCTTGAGAATCTCGCAGTTCAATATTATAAGAG TCTCATACGGGAGGATCGAGAGTGTTTAAATCGAACATTCACAGCAATAGAGGTGGAAGAAGCTGTTCGCAGTATGGGGAAGTTTAAAGCTCCGGGCCCCGATGGTTATCAGCCTGTGTTCTATCAAGAGTGTTGGGAGGTGGTTCGAGAATCCGTGGTGAGATTTGTTCTTGACTTCTTTAATTCAGGGACTCTGCCTCCGGAAACAAATGATGCTCTTGTGGTTCTTATACCACAGGTTGCTACGCCAGAACGCATAGTCCAATTCTGCCCTATTAGTTTATGCAACGTCTTGTTTAAGACCATTACCAAGATGATGGTTCTCAGGCTCAACCGTGTTATCGGAGGTTTGATTGGTCCTGGTCAATCTAGTTTCATTCCTGGCAGGTTAAGTATTGACAATATCGTGGTAGTTCAAGACGCTGTACATTCAATGCGGAGGAAGAAAGGT